A section of the Clostridium sp. TW13 genome encodes:
- a CDS encoding pyridoxal phosphate-dependent aminotransferase, with product MNQRVLDVELSGIRKFSNKVSKVPGAISLTLGQPDFPVPKAIKEAMKTAIDEDKTVYTSNAGILELREEISNYLSSLDVNYDADEICITVGGSQGLFAVIMALINQGDKVLIPTPAYPAYESITKMAGGTVVNYTLNDDFTINIDEIEERLKDKDIKAIVISYPCNPTGAVLTKEDRDKLAELLAKHDVKVITDEIYAALCYEDKYYSVAQIKELRDKLIYVSGFSKMFSMTGLRLGYVCAPKEIMEQVMKVHQYNVSCATSMVQYATVVGLRESLDDVEYMRQEFQKRRDYVYSQLKDMGLEVNCPKGAFYIFPNIKKTGLTSEEFCDRLLNEMKVACVPGSAFGKGGEGYIRISYSYSMKELQKSLGLLREFIEKIKN from the coding sequence ATGAATCAAAGAGTTTTAGATGTAGAATTGTCAGGTATAAGAAAGTTTTCTAATAAGGTCAGTAAGGTTCCAGGAGCAATTTCGTTGACATTAGGTCAACCAGATTTTCCAGTGCCAAAGGCTATAAAAGAGGCTATGAAGACAGCAATTGATGAAGATAAAACTGTTTATACTTCCAATGCAGGAATTTTAGAATTAAGAGAAGAAATTTCAAATTATTTGAGTTCTTTGGATGTAAATTATGATGCAGATGAAATTTGTATAACTGTTGGGGGAAGTCAGGGACTTTTTGCAGTAATTATGGCTCTAATAAACCAAGGTGATAAAGTGCTTATTCCTACACCAGCATATCCAGCTTATGAAAGCATAACTAAGATGGCTGGAGGAACTGTAGTGAATTATACTTTAAATGATGATTTTACTATCAATATTGATGAAATAGAAGAGCGATTAAAGGATAAGGATATAAAAGCTATAGTTATATCATATCCGTGCAATCCTACTGGAGCAGTTTTAACAAAGGAAGATAGGGATAAGTTAGCTGAATTACTAGCAAAACATGATGTAAAGGTAATAACAGATGAAATTTATGCAGCTTTATGCTATGAAGATAAATACTACAGTGTAGCACAAATTAAAGAGCTTAGGGATAAATTAATTTATGTTAGTGGATTTTCAAAGATGTTCTCAATGACTGGACTTAGACTAGGATATGTTTGTGCACCTAAAGAGATAATGGAGCAGGTTATGAAGGTACATCAATATAATGTATCCTGTGCTACTTCTATGGTTCAATATGCTACAGTTGTAGGCTTAAGAGAAAGTTTAGATGATGTAGAATATATGAGGCAAGAGTTTCAAAAGAGAAGAGATTATGTATATAGCCAGCTAAAAGATATGGGATTAGAAGTTAATTGTCCTAAGGGAGCTTTTTATATTTTTCCAAACATAAAGAAGACAGGACTTACTTCAGAAGAATTTTGTGATAGATTACTTAATGAAATGAAGGTGGCTTGTGTTCCTGGAAGTGCTTTTGGCAAAGGTGGAGAGGGGTATATAAGAATATCCTATAGTTACAGTATGAAAGAGTTGCAGAAGTCTTTAGGTTTATTAAGAGAGTTTATAGAAAAAATAAAAAATTAA
- a CDS encoding alpha/beta-type small acid-soluble spore protein has protein sequence MSKTPLKKVIKSKLKAHKELTKEELIRENIKYEIAEELGLKDKVDELGWGGLSAEETGRIGGIMTKRKKDLKLPSNREILEISKEH, from the coding sequence ATGAGCAAAACACCATTAAAAAAAGTTATAAAATCTAAATTGAAGGCTCATAAGGAACTAACCAAAGAAGAGCTTATTAGAGAGAACATAAAATATGAGATAGCAGAGGAGTTAGGGTTAAAGGATAAGGTTGATGAGCTTGGATGGGGTGGTTTAAGTGCGGAAGAGACAGGCAGAATAGGGGGGATAATGACAAAAAGAAAAAAAGATTTAAAGTTACCATCTAATAGAGAAATTCTTGAAATTTCTAAAGAACATTGA
- the dapB gene encoding 4-hydroxy-tetrahydrodipicolinate reductase yields MTKILLHGCCGKMGRVISELSKKYDNLSIVAGIDKFGSDNMGYPVFKSLDECNVEYDVLLDFSRADALENLLTFSLKKQKPIVLCSTGYTEDQLQLIENKSKELPIFRSANMSVGINLISMLLRKVAPVLKDNFDIEIIEEHHNQKVDAPSGTALLLADSIKNSLDTETEYVYGRSGSSKRDKNEIGIHAIRGGSIVGNHDVIFAGDGEVIKFTHNALSREVFAVGALKACQYISKVSENKLYNMEDVIGLDF; encoded by the coding sequence ATGACAAAAATATTATTACACGGTTGTTGTGGAAAGATGGGAAGAGTTATTTCTGAGCTTTCAAAAAAATATGACAACTTATCAATTGTAGCTGGAATAGATAAATTTGGTTCTGACAATATGGGATATCCTGTTTTTAAAAGCTTAGATGAATGTAACGTTGAGTATGATGTACTTCTAGACTTTTCAAGGGCAGATGCATTAGAAAATTTATTGACTTTTTCCCTAAAAAAACAAAAGCCAATAGTTCTTTGTTCCACTGGATATACAGAAGATCAGCTACAACTAATTGAAAATAAATCAAAAGAACTTCCTATATTCCGTTCAGCAAATATGAGTGTTGGTATAAACCTAATTTCAATGTTATTAAGAAAAGTGGCTCCTGTACTTAAGGATAACTTTGATATTGAAATAATTGAGGAACATCATAATCAAAAGGTAGATGCTCCAAGTGGTACAGCTCTTCTTCTTGCTGATTCAATCAAAAATAGTTTAGATACTGAAACTGAATATGTTTACGGTAGAAGTGGCTCTTCAAAAAGAGACAAGAATGAAATTGGAATTCATGCTATTCGTGGCGGAAGCATAGTTGGAAATCATGATGTTATCTTTGCAGGTGATGGTGAAGTTATTAAATTCACCCACAATGCTTTATCAAGAGAAGTTTTTGCAGTAGGTGCATTAAAAGCCTGCCAATATATTTCTAAAGTATCAGAAAATAAACTTTACAATATGGAAGATGTTATAGGACTAGATTTTTAA
- a CDS encoding GNAT family N-acetyltransferase, with protein sequence MLDRFLSSEIEYTKKFAETYEDDEIIRFRDISLKDMYMHNFTLIKSKVSKDDFRKIIIQELEKRKSEDADFLRIECNFPIDDMDINEFPLVPEVTKYDYLYIEPKMSEYLHIKKNCIVKKALSGEVLNDGIKVDVLANEAAMSNEFACKRILRKSEVFKKLDSNLDLYVCYDNGIAIGDCELMINNEISKIEDFDIIKQYQRKGFGTSVLKYLLQESKEKNVEFAYLITNSAGTAKDMYKKCGFKKAGEKTELFFQLS encoded by the coding sequence ATGCTAGATAGATTTTTAAGTTCTGAAATAGAGTACACAAAGAAATTTGCAGAAACATATGAAGATGATGAAATTATTAGGTTTCGTGATATTAGCTTGAAGGATATGTATATGCACAATTTTACTTTGATTAAGAGCAAAGTTTCAAAAGATGATTTTAGAAAAATAATAATTCAGGAACTAGAGAAAAGAAAATCTGAAGACGCTGATTTTCTAAGAATAGAGTGTAATTTTCCTATAGATGACATGGATATCAATGAGTTTCCTTTAGTTCCTGAGGTAACTAAATATGATTATTTGTATATTGAACCTAAAATGAGTGAGTATTTGCACATAAAGAAAAATTGTATTGTAAAGAAAGCTTTATCAGGGGAAGTATTAAATGATGGCATTAAAGTAGATGTTTTAGCAAATGAAGCTGCTATGAGTAATGAATTTGCTTGTAAGAGAATTTTAAGAAAATCAGAAGTGTTCAAGAAACTAGATTCTAACTTAGATTTATATGTTTGTTATGATAATGGAATAGCTATTGGAGATTGTGAACTTATGATAAATAACGAAATATCAAAAATAGAGGATTTTGATATAATAAAGCAATATCAAAGAAAAGGATTTGGAACTTCCGTACTAAAATATCTATTACAAGAATCCAAAGAAAAAAATGTTGAATTCGCTTATCTGATAACTAATAGTGCAGGTACTGCAAAAGATATGTATAAAAAGTGTGGTTTCAAAAAGGCTGGAGAAAAGACTGAACTATTTTTCCAATTAAGTTAA
- a CDS encoding TetR/AcrR family transcriptional regulator, protein MVYKKSDKTEARKDEKRKLIFGTAAKVFAQNGYHQTSVKNICDAAEISVGTFYLYFKNKEDLFEELYDEMEKLINHVNKYAVGMDAKTAAERFAHVVAASIWTYQKYRELAKILLIEAVGLNPRFEDKYTNIMLKSCATMEDTLKRLKDKGFIDVPDVKVAAIAHEGAFNHAIAYWLRVNEELDLKVYAYPLTVYSLQALKMDFRSNDIQYSINETFEELDNSADKFMKFR, encoded by the coding sequence ATGGTATATAAGAAATCAGATAAAACAGAAGCCAGAAAAGATGAAAAAAGAAAGTTGATTTTTGGAACTGCTGCTAAGGTTTTTGCCCAAAATGGCTATCATCAAACATCAGTTAAGAATATTTGCGATGCAGCTGAAATTTCAGTAGGTACATTTTATTTATATTTTAAAAATAAGGAAGATTTGTTTGAAGAGTTATATGATGAAATGGAGAAATTAATTAATCATGTAAATAAATATGCTGTAGGTATGGATGCTAAGACTGCTGCTGAAAGATTTGCACATGTGGTAGCAGCTTCAATATGGACGTATCAAAAATATAGGGAACTAGCAAAAATATTGCTTATTGAGGCTGTTGGGTTAAATCCAAGATTTGAAGATAAGTATACAAATATAATGCTGAAATCCTGTGCAACTATGGAAGATACATTAAAGAGATTAAAAGATAAAGGATTTATCGATGTGCCAGATGTAAAAGTGGCTGCAATAGCACATGAAGGTGCTTTTAATCATGCAATTGCTTATTGGCTTAGGGTAAATGAAGAGTTGGATTTAAAAGTATATGCTTATCCTTTGACTGTGTATTCTTTACAGGCTTTAAAAATGGATTTTAGAAGTAATGACATACAGTATAGCATTAATGAAACATTTGAAGAACTAGATAATTCTGCAGATAAATTTATGAAATTTAGATAA
- a CDS encoding VanW family protein: MDTAETNVNTLKPKKRTIIRLIVGKNYYKIRRYLKWFLGSQKLAKQCMGASMPYVYFLHRTPLLRKLKDVDMELQYNKIINLKIAVKRVNNIVIYPGETFSYWRAIGNPTRSKGYVEGMVLFCGTYKKGIGGGLCQLSNLIYWMTIHTPLTVVERYRHSFDVFPDSNRTQPFGSGATCVYNYRDLVIRNDTSTPFQLVIEVGDEYLIGEWRCKDKPLYTYKVYEADHKMRSEFWGGYSRHNILYRKKYDIEGFEIDDEFITENHALMMYSPFIEGK; this comes from the coding sequence ATGGATACTGCTGAAACTAATGTTAATACACTTAAACCTAAAAAAAGAACTATTATAAGGCTTATTGTAGGAAAAAATTATTATAAGATTAGAAGATATTTAAAGTGGTTTTTAGGAAGTCAAAAGCTTGCTAAGCAATGTATGGGAGCTTCTATGCCATATGTGTATTTTTTACATAGAACACCTTTGTTAAGAAAATTAAAAGATGTGGACATGGAACTTCAATATAATAAAATAATTAACTTAAAGATAGCAGTGAAAAGGGTTAATAATATAGTTATTTATCCTGGAGAAACATTCTCATATTGGAGGGCAATAGGTAATCCTACAAGATCCAAAGGATATGTAGAGGGTATGGTTTTGTTTTGTGGAACATATAAGAAAGGGATTGGAGGAGGATTGTGCCAGTTGTCTAATTTAATTTACTGGATGACAATACACACACCTCTTACCGTAGTAGAAAGATATCGTCATAGCTTTGATGTATTTCCTGATTCAAATAGAACTCAGCCCTTTGGTAGTGGAGCTACCTGCGTTTATAATTATAGGGATTTAGTTATAAGGAACGATACATCCACACCATTTCAATTAGTAATAGAGGTTGGTGATGAATATTTAATTGGTGAATGGAGGTGCAAGGACAAGCCTCTATACACTTATAAAGTTTACGAAGCAGATCATAAAATGAGATCAGAATTTTGGGGTGGATATAGTAGACATAACATTTTATATAGAAAAAAATATGATATAGAAGGTTTTGAAATTGATGATGAGTTTATAACAGAAAATCACGCATTAATGATGTATTCTCCTTTTATAGAGGGAAAATAA
- a CDS encoding single-stranded DNA-binding protein codes for MDTLVFNNKIVLQGKVASGLEYSHAMYGESFYTFALDVVRLSDSKDRLNITISERLLINFPLEIGMDVVVDGQLRSYNKFIDGNNRLILTVFAREIEICEEKFKNPNEIYLDGYICKEPIYRTTPFGREIADVLLAVNRAYNKSDYIPTIAWGRNSRFCKTLSVGDNIRVWGRLQSREYQKKTSEESVTKKIAYEVSISKMEKVKDEDKQETTEEQGIS; via the coding sequence ATGGACACATTAGTTTTTAATAACAAAATAGTACTACAAGGAAAGGTTGCTTCAGGCTTAGAGTATAGTCATGCTATGTATGGGGAAAGTTTCTATACCTTTGCATTAGATGTAGTTAGACTTAGTGATTCAAAGGATAGACTAAATATTACTATATCAGAAAGATTATTAATTAATTTTCCTTTAGAAATAGGTATGGATGTAGTTGTTGACGGTCAACTTAGATCATACAACAAATTTATAGATGGAAATAATAGATTGATTTTAACTGTTTTCGCCAGAGAAATAGAAATATGCGAAGAAAAGTTTAAAAACCCAAATGAAATATACCTAGATGGATATATATGTAAAGAACCAATATATAGAACTACTCCTTTTGGAAGAGAAATAGCTGATGTATTATTAGCTGTTAATAGAGCGTATAACAAATCAGATTATATTCCAACTATAGCTTGGGGAAGAAATTCTAGATTCTGCAAGACTTTAAGTGTTGGTGATAACATAAGAGTATGGGGAAGATTACAAAGTAGAGAATACCAAAAGAAAACTTCAGAAGAAAGCGTTACTAAGAAAATAGCTTATGAGGTATCAATTTCTAAAATGGAGAAGGTAAAAGACGAAGATAAACAAGAAACAACTGAAGAACAAGGAATTTCATAA
- a CDS encoding phosphotransferase family protein, translating into MIELDKLKLMAQGGQADIYELDSNKIIRVLRNKNDEEALKIEMSVMKSLHDKGKSVPEVYEFLKVEEKPSIIMEKINGSTMIDELRNKPLKIFKQAEKLAELHMEVADCVDGLEMVSINERAAHLIPKGELLDSELKEFVLNILKVLPKGNDICHGDFHPGNIMIVNRKYYVIDWFGATIGRKLSDIAHTYLLLKNTPEIPSMPKLQNFLLGCTGSLIARRYLSTCYKIENFQWDEFSKWMVVRAAERVFYGLPSEKEGLLKFIKKCKEAEGSGINASKWWKFI; encoded by the coding sequence ATGATTGAGTTAGATAAGCTTAAGTTAATGGCACAAGGTGGGCAAGCTGATATTTATGAATTGGATTCAAATAAGATAATAAGAGTCCTTAGAAATAAGAATGATGAGGAAGCACTAAAGATAGAAATGTCAGTTATGAAGAGTCTGCATGATAAAGGAAAATCTGTTCCTGAAGTCTATGAGTTTTTAAAGGTAGAAGAAAAGCCGTCTATAATCATGGAGAAAATTAATGGAAGCACCATGATTGACGAATTAAGAAACAAGCCGTTAAAAATATTTAAACAGGCTGAAAAGCTTGCAGAACTTCATATGGAAGTGGCTGATTGTGTAGATGGATTAGAGATGGTATCAATAAATGAAAGGGCAGCACATCTTATTCCTAAGGGGGAATTGCTTGATTCTGAATTGAAGGAATTTGTACTTAATATTCTCAAGGTATTGCCAAAGGGAAATGACATTTGTCATGGCGATTTTCATCCTGGAAACATTATGATAGTTAACAGAAAATACTATGTTATTGATTGGTTTGGAGCCACGATAGGAAGAAAGTTATCTGATATTGCTCATACGTACTTGCTTCTGAAAAATACACCTGAAATTCCAAGCATGCCTAAGTTACAAAATTTTTTATTAGGCTGTACAGGCAGTCTTATAGCAAGAAGATACTTATCCACTTGTTATAAAATAGAGAATTTTCAATGGGATGAATTTTCAAAATGGATGGTAGTTAGGGCGGCAGAAAGAGTATTTTATGGATTGCCTTCTGAAAAAGAGGGACTTTTAAAATTTATTAAGAAGTGCAAAGAAGCAGAGGGTTCAGGCATTAATGCAAGCAAGTGGTGGAAGTTTATATAA
- the cobO gene encoding cob(I)yrinic acid a,c-diamide adenosyltransferase, which yields MQDKGYIQIYTGDGKGKTTCAVGLAVRAAGNGYKVNFVQFMKSWQTGELKILENIPGVSIYRFATPKDFTWNLTEEEKEELIKNIEKGFENVKNLIMSNSCDMLIIDELVGVLSQGYLDEAKVIEVLQSKPEHMEIILTGRNASAQLIEVADLVTEMKEVKHYYSKGVVARKGIEF from the coding sequence ATGCAAGATAAAGGATACATTCAGATATATACAGGAGATGGAAAGGGGAAGACTACTTGTGCAGTAGGACTTGCAGTGAGAGCAGCAGGAAATGGATACAAGGTAAACTTTGTGCAATTTATGAAGTCATGGCAGACTGGAGAGTTGAAGATTCTTGAGAATATTCCGGGCGTTAGTATTTATAGATTTGCAACTCCAAAGGATTTTACTTGGAATTTAACTGAAGAAGAAAAGGAAGAATTAATAAAGAATATAGAAAAAGGTTTTGAAAATGTGAAAAATCTAATTATGAGTAACTCATGTGATATGTTGATTATAGATGAATTAGTAGGGGTACTATCCCAAGGATATTTAGATGAAGCTAAGGTAATAGAAGTTTTACAAAGTAAACCAGAACACATGGAAATTATTCTTACGGGCAGAAATGCATCAGCCCAATTAATTGAAGTTGCCGATCTAGTTACTGAGATGAAAGAAGTGAAACATTACTACTCAAAAGGAGTAGTAGCAAGAAAGGGGATTGAATTTTAA
- the dapA gene encoding 4-hydroxy-tetrahydrodipicolinate synthase: MSLFKGSGVALITPFIKDKVDFDKLGELLEFHVNNKTDAIIICGTTGEASTMSEAERKETIEFTVKKINKRIPVIAGTGSNNTASSISMSKWAESIGVDGLLVITPYYNRTTQKGLIQHFTAINDAVNIPIILYNVPSRTGMNILPQTLLELSKLKNIVAVKEASGDISQIAKIKALCQDNLDIYSGNDDQILPILSLGGVGVISVLANIIPEETHNICEAFFKGNVKESLDLQLKYLELANTLFIENNPIPIKTALNLAGFKVGDLRLPLCEMEEKNLTVLENTLKKYNLL; this comes from the coding sequence ATGTCTTTATTTAAAGGCTCAGGAGTAGCTTTAATTACTCCTTTTATAAAAGATAAAGTTGATTTTGATAAACTTGGAGAATTGCTTGAATTCCATGTTAATAATAAAACTGACGCTATAATAATCTGTGGTACTACTGGTGAAGCTTCAACTATGTCCGAAGCTGAACGTAAAGAAACCATAGAATTTACTGTTAAAAAAATAAACAAAAGAATTCCCGTAATTGCTGGAACTGGCTCAAATAATACAGCTAGTTCAATATCTATGTCTAAGTGGGCTGAAAGCATTGGAGTAGATGGTCTGCTTGTAATAACTCCTTATTACAATAGAACTACTCAAAAAGGATTAATACAACACTTTACTGCTATAAATGATGCAGTTAATATACCTATAATACTTTATAATGTTCCATCAAGAACAGGAATGAATATTCTTCCTCAAACATTATTAGAACTTTCAAAGCTAAAAAATATTGTTGCAGTAAAAGAAGCTAGCGGAGATATATCTCAAATTGCTAAGATAAAAGCCCTTTGTCAAGATAACTTAGATATTTATTCTGGAAATGATGATCAAATTTTACCTATCCTTTCTTTAGGTGGAGTTGGTGTTATCTCTGTTCTAGCTAATATAATTCCTGAAGAAACTCACAATATATGTGAAGCTTTCTTTAAAGGTAATGTAAAAGAATCTTTAGATTTACAGCTAAAATATCTAGAACTAGCCAATACTCTATTTATAGAAAATAATCCTATTCCTATAAAAACTGCTCTTAATTTAGCAGGGTTCAAAGTTGGAGACTTAAGACTTCCTTTATGTGAAATGGAAGAAAAGAATTTAACTGTGTTAGAGAATACATTAAAGAAATATAATTTACTTTAA
- a CDS encoding ammonium transporter, with the protein MKKYLKIIPMVLLFLLLISITVFANTGDATGITKQTVKEIGDKVTLDNVAQAASATKIGLNYVWMILCGCLIFFFQAGFAMVETGFTRAKNANHTIAMNLVVFLVGLVGFLLIGFAIMFGGVGNVAALGGSTGLDKEFALGGWGLFGYKGFLLAGGAYDVGVFVYFFFQMVFMDTTCTIPTGAVAERVKLSAVILNALFISALYYPLYGNWVWGGGWLAQLGVNLGLGHGVVDFAGSSVVHAMGGAAAIAGAIIIGPRIGKFTKEGKPNIISGHDIPMAVIGTIILFFGWFAFNGGSTLSGSDLRAAVVIVNTMIAGAFGGLTSMFYMWIKNGKPDTSMICNGSLAGLVAITAPCAFVNSISSIVIGVVAGILVCLAASIIENKFKIDDPVGASSVHLVNGLWGMIALGLFADGTYGDGLNGIKGGVTGLFYGDAGQLVAQIIAVAVVIVFGIGSQLLFWKITDKTIGIRVKPKDEIDGLDIPEMGAEAYPEFQYKEL; encoded by the coding sequence ATGAAAAAGTATTTAAAAATAATTCCAATGGTTTTATTATTTCTTTTATTAATCAGTATTACAGTTTTCGCTAACACTGGAGATGCAACAGGGATTACAAAGCAAACAGTTAAAGAAATTGGGGATAAGGTTACTTTAGATAATGTTGCTCAAGCAGCATCGGCTACAAAGATAGGTCTTAATTATGTATGGATGATTCTTTGTGGTTGCTTAATTTTCTTCTTTCAAGCAGGTTTTGCTATGGTTGAAACAGGTTTTACAAGAGCAAAGAATGCTAATCATACTATTGCAATGAATCTTGTGGTATTTTTAGTTGGGCTTGTAGGTTTTCTTTTGATAGGATTCGCTATTATGTTTGGTGGAGTTGGAAATGTTGCTGCCTTAGGTGGTAGTACAGGCCTCGATAAAGAATTTGCTCTTGGTGGATGGGGACTGTTTGGATATAAAGGCTTTTTATTAGCAGGTGGAGCCTATGATGTAGGCGTTTTTGTATACTTCTTTTTTCAAATGGTATTTATGGATACAACCTGTACAATTCCTACTGGAGCAGTAGCTGAAAGAGTTAAATTATCAGCAGTTATACTTAATGCATTATTTATCTCTGCGCTATATTATCCTTTGTATGGTAATTGGGTATGGGGCGGTGGCTGGCTTGCTCAACTAGGAGTGAATTTAGGACTTGGCCACGGAGTTGTAGATTTTGCAGGTTCTTCAGTGGTACATGCTATGGGAGGAGCGGCAGCTATAGCTGGAGCTATAATTATTGGACCAAGAATAGGTAAGTTCACAAAGGAAGGTAAGCCTAATATTATTTCTGGTCACGATATTCCTATGGCTGTAATAGGAACTATAATTCTATTTTTTGGGTGGTTTGCTTTTAATGGAGGAAGTACACTTTCAGGTAGCGATTTAAGAGCTGCTGTTGTTATTGTAAATACTATGATAGCAGGAGCCTTTGGTGGACTAACATCTATGTTCTATATGTGGATCAAGAATGGAAAACCAGATACATCTATGATATGTAATGGATCTTTGGCTGGGCTTGTGGCTATAACAGCTCCTTGTGCCTTTGTAAATAGTATAAGTTCAATTGTAATAGGGGTTGTAGCAGGAATTCTCGTTTGCTTAGCAGCTTCTATAATAGAAAATAAATTCAAGATTGATGATCCAGTAGGGGCTTCATCTGTACATCTTGTAAATGGTCTTTGGGGAATGATAGCATTAGGTTTATTCGCAGATGGAACTTATGGAGATGGATTGAACGGAATAAAAGGTGGAGTAACAGGATTATTTTATGGAGATGCAGGACAACTTGTGGCCCAAATAATTGCAGTTGCAGTGGTAATAGTATTTGGTATCGGAAGTCAACTGCTATTCTGGAAGATAACTGATAAGACCATAGGCATAAGAGTTAAACCGAAGGATGAAATTGATGGACTTGATATACCAGAAATGGGTGCAGAAGCATATCCAGAGTTTCAATATAAAGAACTATAA
- the dapD gene encoding 2,3,4,5-tetrahydropyridine-2,6-dicarboxylate N-acetyltransferase encodes MSYNFTDPYEIARFIKESKKSTPTKVYVSGDLEGCDMKNIEWYGANGFYVLFGESSEIREVILDNKEKIQHFRMENDRRNSAIPMLNLLDIDARIEPGAIIRDKVTIGKNAVIMMGAVINIGAEIGEGTMVDMNAVVGARGQLGARVHLGAGAVVAGVLEPPSKSPCIIEDDVLIGANSVILEGVKIGKGSVVAAGSVVVEDVPSGVVVAGTPAKIIKEVDDKTKDKTQILDDLRK; translated from the coding sequence ATGAGTTACAATTTTACAGACCCATACGAAATTGCTAGATTTATAAAAGAATCAAAGAAATCTACACCAACTAAGGTCTATGTAAGTGGAGATTTAGAAGGCTGTGACATGAAAAATATAGAATGGTATGGTGCTAATGGTTTCTACGTACTTTTCGGTGAAAGCAGTGAGATAAGAGAGGTTATTTTAGATAATAAAGAAAAGATACAACATTTCCGTATGGAAAATGACAGAAGAAATTCAGCTATCCCTATGTTAAATCTTTTAGACATAGATGCAAGAATTGAGCCAGGTGCAATCATAAGAGACAAAGTAACTATAGGTAAAAATGCAGTTATAATGATGGGTGCAGTAATTAATATAGGCGCTGAAATTGGCGAAGGCACTATGGTTGATATGAATGCTGTAGTTGGTGCTAGAGGCCAACTTGGTGCTAGAGTGCATCTTGGAGCTGGAGCAGTGGTTGCTGGAGTTTTAGAACCACCAAGTAAAAGCCCATGCATAATTGAAGATGATGTATTAATAGGAGCTAATTCAGTTATCCTAGAAGGCGTTAAGATCGGTAAAGGTTCAGTAGTGGCTGCTGGTTCAGTAGTAGTTGAAGATGTCCCAAGTGGTGTTGTTGTCGCTGGTACACCTGCTAAAATCATCAAAGAGGTTGATGATAAAACAAAAGATAAAACTCAAATTCTAGATGATTTAAGAAAATAA
- a CDS encoding polysaccharide deacetylase family protein, translated as MKRNIGILLVALFLLLVIGKLGVISTIVEKKENPIYCVDTDEKKVAITFDVNWAETDYLDDILKILKDKNVKATFFVMGGWVNYSQENQEKLKRIYEGGHEIGNHSYMHPDFKKISNTRMIEEIQKTNDIVKKVVGVTPKYFRFPSGSYNSNAVVTLRNNKYTPIQWDVDSIDWKNKSEQFEYDRIIKKAKSGSIILYHNNGKYTTKSLPRVIDKLKSDGYNFVRIDDLVFKGNYYIDVDGKQKIIN; from the coding sequence GTGAAGAGAAATATAGGAATTCTTTTAGTAGCTTTATTTTTATTATTGGTAATTGGAAAGTTGGGGGTTATATCAACCATAGTAGAGAAAAAAGAAAATCCAATTTATTGCGTAGATACAGATGAAAAGAAAGTAGCAATAACTTTTGATGTTAATTGGGCTGAAACTGATTATCTTGATGATATTTTAAAAATTTTAAAAGATAAGAATGTTAAAGCTACCTTTTTTGTTATGGGAGGGTGGGTGAATTATTCCCAAGAAAATCAAGAAAAACTTAAAAGAATTTATGAGGGTGGTCATGAGATAGGCAATCATAGTTATATGCATCCTGATTTTAAAAAGATATCTAATACTAGAATGATTGAAGAAATTCAAAAGACTAATGATATAGTTAAAAAAGTAGTAGGAGTGACTCCAAAGTATTTTAGATTTCCAAGTGGTTCATACAATAGTAATGCAGTTGTGACATTAAGAAATAATAAGTACACACCTATACAATGGGATGTTGATTCTATAGATTGGAAAAATAAAAGTGAACAATTTGAATATGATAGGATAATTAAAAAGGCTAAATCAGGATCTATTATTTTATATCATAATAATGGTAAATACACTACAAAAAGTTTGCCTAGAGTAATAGATAAGCTAAAAAGTGATGGGTATAATTTTGTAAGAATAGATGATTTGGTGTTTAAAGGAAATTACTATATTGATGTGGATGGAAAACAAAAAATAATTAATTAA